The Oreochromis aureus strain Israel breed Guangdong linkage group 7, ZZ_aureus, whole genome shotgun sequence region TTTTTGTTATAAGGTCAATAGTTTAATTTACTACATTACAGTAAGTCATAGTTCAAGTCAAGAActgcaaaaatacacaaaacagcCTTAATGCCTTCAACTCTTATGCTGGGTCgaaagcaaaagaagaaaaactcgtTTCAAAGGTGGACTCAAAAAAATGTTGAGCTTATGGCTGAGATAGCTTGATTCACCCTTAAGTCTTGTCTTTTGGACATAGAGGAATAACTGGTCAGTGGCCTTGAAGTTGCATAAGTTTTTCAGAGATTGGCAAAATATGTTGGTGACAGCCTATTAAGGGATTTAAAAACATACATCAAACCTCAAAAATCAATTGTAAAATacacaggaagccagtgaaaGGAGGTTAGGACAGGGGGGATATGCTCCATTTTATGGGTTCTATTAAGAAGATGAGGAGCTGCATTTTTTAAGCAGAATTAATTTGTTTACCCAATTTTAAGTCACAATCCTTCTGCTTACCCAATCCAAGATCATAATCCACAATTCAATGTGAACCTacacaggaaacacatgcaaactccacacagaaaggtctCAGCTGGCTGGTGGATTCAAACTCTGTACCTTCTTGCGTTTAAGTGTCAGTGGTAACCACTGCGCCACTATATCATTATTAGTCAAAGTTAAGTTTATCACTGTTGGGTTACTTGTTGATCACAAACTTCAGGCGGGCAGGCCTGTCACTATTTGGACAATCACAcagtttttgtgattttgtcTCTGTTCACAACGATTGATTGTCTGATTTAGAAACCACAGTGGATTCTAAATCAGACAATCAATATGTGCTTGAAGTGcacactttcagctttaattcactGTGTTTAACAAACCCTTTGCAGTCACTGTTTAGAAATTACAGCACTTTTTATACATagtagattagattagattagattagattagattagattagattagattagattagataaaacttttttaatttctcgggtgggttcctccgggaaattcggtttccaatagcacagcaccgacagaagttacagaatgtgagcagaaatataccatatatacacatatataaatacagagtatacaaaagggattaatagaataaataggaataagaatacaagggaattgcacatttcacGTATTGggagtctattgcaccgttggatattaacaaaaagtattgcacagtgaaaaggcactacagcttagttgtcCCCCCCttctttgtcctcctgtttcccctccttctcccctccagagaggagttaaacagtttgatggcgtgtgggacaaaggagtttttaagtctgttggttcttgtctttgggagaagcaacctgtcactgaacagactcctctggttgtttatggccgtgtgcagaggatgcccagcattgtccataatgtccataaTGTGCCCTATTTTCAGGAGTTTCATGGCCAGGTGAGGCCTGTTCCCTCATTACTCCATGACAAATCAAGGAGATAAAAGATCTGCAGTTCATTCCAAGTGCTGAACTTGTATTTGGTTACTTTCACTGGAAATCTCAATTAGAGTTCCAAAGAGATATTGATGcaagtgaaaaaacaacaacaatcattACACTAAATCCCAAATACACCTATCAGAGAGATGGCAAAACCTTCAGGAGTGGCCAGATCAATGAACTGATACCttcttaaaaagaaatacaCTGGCAAGTTCAGCAAAACCAAAAGACCTGAAAGACCACAAAATAAAGTGGATGATCACAGAATTCTTTCCTTGGATGACTTTGATGAAAGGCAGagtcttttcatttgaaaaGCTCACATATGTATGTGAGATACTTAATATCTAtctgaaaatgttaaatgtttggACTGAGagattttgcattttcttttccttttttggtaTCAACTAATGAGGCAGACTAATTATGTGATTGGTTTGGTAAGAGCATCCCAGAGACGAATGATAAGTTATCAATTAAGGAATAGCTTCCCACTTACATTAATATAGAGCAAACTGAACAAGACAATGTTCGTTGTCTTTAGATATAAACCTTGAATTTGGAAAAATTAACAAAGTCCCAGAGTATCTAATGATCTAAGACTCTAAATCTGTTCACATGGGATTTCACAATTTCTGCTATGTAGCTAGTCCATCTAGCTAATATTAGATAGATGTGATGTCATCTGCTAAAAAAGTAAGAAGCACATACTGTATTAGCCTAATAGCTATATTGTGAGCTATCTGGAGGTGAAAGAATGACTTTTGGTGTAGCACTGATCAAAAGTCTTGAGCCCTCCCTCCACCTCTGCATAGGAGGTGAAAGTTTTAGTAGCATTTGCATGCATATGTGCACGTCATACTTTCAGTCTGTAAACACGATAGCCCCAAAGGTTTtgaatgaattatgataaaacttTGTCGGGGTGTAGATGATGTCATGTTCACAATCCATTAAAATGTAGCTCACATCcaccaaggtcttcaaggtcagcTTAAGGATTAATTTGTCAAAAATTgacaaaaatatttgtgtcatttcacattttacctctgacctctccttcaaggtcagTAGATTATTCCGAaggtcaaactgatatagagcaactgcatttgtttttgttgacaaCATATAGACATACAGGGgcggcacagtggttagcactgttgtcttacagcaagaaggtcctgagttcaattctgCCTGGTTCTTTCTCCACACAAAAAGAACCCATGCCTGCTGGCAGAATGCTTGaggggttctctctgggtactccagcttcctcccacagtccaaagacatgcttttagtggggataggttaactgAAAACTCTAacttgcccataggtgtgaatgtgggagTCAATGttagtgcaaatggttgtctgtgtctatgtgttagacagggtgtaccctgcctcttgccctaagacCCTGAAAAATGATAAGTGAATACTCATGGGGATTTCAagtatcatattattgtttgcatccaaatattatgtcacatttgacctctgacctcatcGATTTGGGTGGTGGATCTTTCCGAAATTATGGGTGCAACACACCTGCAAAGAAGGGTTGACGGTGAGTAACAGACTTATAAAACTACACTATTACACCAACACATCTTGGTAATGCTGTACAAGCATACAGCGAATGAGTGTACCGCTAATCTTTATCCACTAGGCGGCACTATTTAGCTATTAACATAAAATATGCACATTAAAGCAAACACAAATGATAGAAAAACAGTGGTGCAAGGTTCTCCCACAAATGTGCATATTATTCTACTGCTTGCTCATTTTGTTCACATGTTCACGTGGGCAGATGATCTGAATGTAACAAGCAGAAGCTAAAAGAGACACCACTCTTTCTGATAATCCTCATCCCCATCCCtaaaaggaagaaaggaaggatagatagatagatagatagatagatagatagatagatagatagatagatagatagatagatagtctGAGCATGTCCCAAAAGGTTGAGTTCTGAATTTGCTGGTTGATGTTTGTGGCTCCTGTTTGAATCTGTTTGATttagcattctttttttttttttattgctagaGACAATACTGTGGGTTTGAACACTGCAGGATCTCTACTCTGTAATAACACATTTACTACGTGTAGCCTATCTGTGATCCCAAATGATGCAAGGGCAGTAAGGAGCGAGCATAAAGTGTTAAAAATATGCATCttatatacatttatacatattattattattaatatattcAGGCTATGGGAGGCACTGAACGTCAAACGCACGAGctcctgattggctggctggtCGTGACCTTACCAAACAGGGAAGTGACGCAAGAGCAACTACACAGcgacagtttctgtttttgcagAGTGAGCCCGTTAGTGCATGCAGTCGGCTGGGGAGTACTCCGCGACCTCCGCACGGTCCGCCACGCTCTGAACGAAGCTATGGCGCCCTGGTCTTTGCCGCTCTTGTCTCTTCTGAAACACACGGACTGTCTGCAGAGGGCCAATATTTTCTGTAATGTCGTACAGGGgctacaccaccaccaccaccaccacccggTAAGGTCTCGGTTATGGAAGCGGAATTTCAGAGCGGTGTCCCAGGGAGTCGGTCAGCTACTCTCCCACCAGCCCAGAGCCGGAAAGTGCGCAGCATCTGTTTGTAGCAGCTCCTTAGACGGTCAGAACACGACAGAGAGGCTGTGGTCTGTTTACGATGAGACCAAAAGACAGACTGGAGGTATGGTCACTGTTCACAGTGAGGCGGCTCCTCATTAATTGTTACAGCCCTGCCCTAAATACAAAGCTGCTGTTTCTTTATAACTCTGTTATGGCCTGTGTTTCCTGCTGACTAATGCCCTACATCTCACCATTCCTCTATATTAATAGCCTCTCAGACAGCAGACTGTAAATGTGGAAATTAGGTTGTACCTGTCTCTGTGACTTAATTTATTTGTGTCTCACTGATGCTAACAAATCCCCAATGTCTACATTTCTGGACCTTAAAAcctgaatgtttttatttattgcatCACTGATTATTGATCTTTTTTAAAGGTCAGAATTTGTTGGGAAGTTGACATTGAAGGGTTAAATCAACACTGTGCTGATGTTTGACTGAGGTGTTCTTTTACACACCTTTTGTCCACTCCTGAATGAGAGAGTAACCTTGGGAGTTGGTGcgattagcactgttgcctcacagtaagAAGCTTCCTGGTTTGAACCCTGTTTGTGGCCCTCTGAGTGGAGTTTGCATGGTCTCCCTATCAATGTGTGGGTTTCCTCCACATGTTTTAGCTGCCTTCCACATTCCAAAGACATTCATGTCAGGCTGGTGTTTCTAAACTGGCCATGGATGTGAGATAGATAAAATATTTTAGGTGCATAGAATCAAGAGCTGTATGAATgcatgccccccccccctttctaATGTATTAGTTTttacatatttgtcacacttacatatTTCAGATCCTCAAAAACTTATATTCACACTTTGATGGTTAGTATCTTGACCAGActggagccagggatcaaaccaccaatcTTCCGATTACTATAAATGATTTTAATAATGCTATAAGTAAAATAGATGTGACAGTCAATATAGGCAATATACTTATTAACTATAGATGAGATATATACAAAAAtgcaataatttaatttaataatttaaatattttttaaaaacacagatgtTAATAATTGCTGTCCATGTGTCTGTGCAAAGTTTTGCTGAGATTGGCCCACTTGTTACAAAAGAGGTAGGATATATACAGATACATTCtttgtctgtattattgtatatatttctgaaTTCAAATAAGCTGAACAAAgctcttgtgtttttatttttcttctcagaTCTGATCTCCGTTATAACTGCCAACTCTGTCGACCCAGACACTATTTTTGCCAACAATGAGATGAGCCTGCGAGACATAGAGATCTACGGGTTCGACTATGACTACACTCTGGCATTCTACTCCAGCCATCTCCACACTCTCATCTTCAACATAGCGCGGGACATCCTCGTCACTAACCACCGGGTGTGTGTTGTGAATGATTCTACAACCTGACACTACCGATTAAGTCACCCCTCCGCTCAACCACAACCGGTTGCCCACACatggccacccctccctgagcccgcTTCTGTCAGAGGCTTCTTCCTTTGAAAatttagtttttccttcccactgtcaccaaatgcttgctcgtacgggtcatctgattgtttggGTTTAGGGTCTTTACCAAACAATCCAGAGCGTCTTGAGGCGGCGGTTGTTGTGCAttggctaaaaacaaaacaagttaatTTATGTAACAGATTCTTAAAGGTTGTCAGTGGGCTAAGGTTTAAACGAAGCTACAGCCCTGTTTAAGCTCCATCTACTTGCAAAAGTACATTTACCTTTGTGGGTGATTTATGTTGCTCATTGGTTTTAAGTAAACCTAATGCTTTTCTTGTCACTAAATGTaaacctttgtttttttaaagtatccAGAGGGTCTGCGAAAGTACGAATACATTCCAAATTTTGCTGTAAGAGGACTTCACTATGACGTCCAAAAGGTGAGAGTGGAGCTTCCATTGTCTTAAACTGTTTAGACAATCCAAGATCAATGTGAGGACCATCGGTATGATGAttatatttaatcatttttaggCATTACTGATGAAGATAGATGCTTTTCACTATATCCAGTTGGGAACTGTATACAGGTATCTGTGCACTTTGTTAATTCCATGCCTGAGTAGTGACCATTTATGTGATGATACAAATGACATGCTGTTTAGGAATTTacattgtttaatgtttttgattCAGAGGTCTTCATCCAGTTCCTGACGAAGAAGTAATTGCCATGTATGAAGGCTGCCATGTTCCTCTGGAGATCATGAGTGACTTCTATGGCAAGGTGATCAGCACTTCCACACTGTCATGTCTCCACACAGATACAGAAACAAACATAATAATTATGATAATGACTTCCCTGCAGAGTTCACATGGCCATACGATGAAACAGTTCATGGACATATTCTCCCTGCCTGAGATGACCCTTCTATCATGTGTCAACGACTTCTTCATGAGGCACAACATCGACTATGAGCCAGTCCATCTCTACAAAGACGTAAAGGTCAGCTGTCTCGTTATCGCTGTACCTTGTTTTATTGTAATGATTTAACAGCACTCTCTTTTTCCTGATTGGATCTCCCAAAaggccagtgtgtgtgtgattataaTAAATCCAGCCACATGTTCATGACTGTAACTGTATTTACATGTTTCCAGGGAGCGCTGTGGTACTCCAGCCATTCGGTTCCATCTTATTTTTAGATCTGAAAAGCAATGTCTAATTTTAGTCAAGCACGCTCGCTTGCAGCCATGTGCGTCTGTTCTCTGGTGGCTCCACGACTTCACAGGGAGACCGGCGAAAAATCAGATCTGCGTTCTCCCTTTGAGGCCAACTGTCATGGTGGACCTCTCAGTTCTGTGTCACACTGTAGGGTATTTGTCAGATCgctgtctttaaaagcgctcacACTTACTCTCTGTTCCGCTAATGCTTCTCATGTTTTCTCAAGGACACCCCCCTCCTCCATTTTTTAATTACTTTCAAGcccattttattattttttacttctTTTGTGCATCAAACAATCTTTGTAGATGTTAAACATCCCAAGTTTTCCCTGAGGGGATCAGGATTTCAGGGGAAAGTTTACTCGCACACTCATTGATTCAAACACTTTCTCAGTGTGTCACCAAAGAAACTAAACTCTGGGGCTTTCTTTCTTCATATTCATTTGTATTCACAGATGCACTTGCTTTGTGCTTCTAAGTCAACTGTTTATATTCACAGCAAAGTTGCTATTGGACCTGAATGTTAACCTAGCGTCGCTGAAGTTATAACTTGTGGCTAAGGGCTGTTTACTTCTCTTCACAGGAAGCTATTAGAGATGTTCACGTCAAGGGCATAATGTACCGAGCTGTGGAGGCGGATATTGGTAATTTTACTTTGATTTATATTACTTAGTTTGAACTAATGAAAGAAATGATATGGCCACATCTGAatagaagaaataaaaacataatttaggCTTAATGAAGCTGTGATTTACAATTAAAAGCATAGGGTttcttttccccctctctcttttcAGAGAAGTACATTTGCTATGGTGAGCAAAGCCACGCTGTGCTGAAGAAGCTGTCAGCGCAAGGAAAAAAGATGTTCCTCATTACCAATAGCCCTTTTGACTTTGTGTAAGTGAGAGCAAACAGAGTGCAAGTGTTTGTTGACgtgattaattaaaaacatcGTGTATTGGTGTACTAATGTTTAATTGGTGCCGCTTTATAATGCCCCAAGTTTTATGGATGGGCAAACACACATCAGCAGgctggtgtttgtaattcattGTAAATCATTCACTGTGAAGCCTTttgaagtgtcttttttttccagaaatatAACAAG contains the following coding sequences:
- the nt5dc3 gene encoding 5'-nucleotidase domain-containing protein 3; this encodes MAPWSLPLLSLLKHTDCLQRANIFCNVVQGLHHHHHHHPVRSRLWKRNFRAVSQGVGQLLSHQPRAGKCAASVCSSSLDGQNTTERLWSVYDETKRQTGDLISVITANSVDPDTIFANNEMSLRDIEIYGFDYDYTLAFYSSHLHTLIFNIARDILVTNHRYPEGLRKYEYIPNFAVRGLHYDVQKALLMKIDAFHYIQLGTVYRGLHPVPDEEVIAMYEGCHVPLEIMSDFYGKSSHGHTMKQFMDIFSLPEMTLLSCVNDFFMRHNIDYEPVHLYKDVKEAIRDVHVKGIMYRAVEADIEKYICYGEQSHAVLKKLSAQGKKMFLITNSPFDFVDRGMNYIVGKDWRDLFDVVIVQADKPSFFNDRRKPFRRVTDKGVLLWDRIHRLEKGQIYKQGNLYEFLRLTGWRGSKVLYFGDHIYSDLADLTLKHGWRTGAIIPELRKEIKIMNTPEYVHMMTWLQSLTGLIEQMQVHRDPTSRAVVEEWIKEREAMKPQTKDIFNAQFGSLFRTYHNPTYFSRRLSRFADIYMASISCLLNYDFQHTFFPRRTPLQHEAPYWPEHGSTGLGVSSPAPQDQSRV